The DNA region GACGTGGGGCACGGGGCAGTTGTCGAAGGTCCGCTCCGGGAGGATCGTCACGAACCCCTGCGCGAGGACCGCCTCGGGGGTGAGGCCGATCGTGCACGGGTCGAAGGCGCGCGTGGCCGCGAAGACCTCGGCGGGCCCGGCGAGGTCGAGGATCTCGAGCCCCGGGAAGACGAGAAAGCCGACTTCGCGTTTGGTCAAGCCCGAGATCCTCCACGCACGCCGGATCCACTCACAAGAACACGTACCTCGCCACGAACAAAGCACCCACGACGTACACGAGCCACCCCGCCTCCCGCCCGCGCCCCGAGAGGAGCTTGAGCAGCGGATAACCGATGAACCCGAAGGCGATCCCGTCGGCGATCGACCACGTGAAGGGGATTCCCGCGGCGACGAGGAACGCGGGGATCGATTCGGTGGGATCCTCCCACGCGACCTGCACGAGGCTTCGCGCCATGAGGCTGCCGACCACGATCAGCGCAGGGGCGGTGAGCGGCTGCAGGATCGCGCCGCCTTCGACCGGCACGCCTCCCCCGATCATCCGGACGAGCGGCGCGAAGAACAGGGCGAGGAGGAACAACCCCCCGGTCACGAGGTTCGCGAGGCCCGTGCGCGCCCCGGCCTCGACCCCCGTCGCGCTCTCGATGTAGGCGGTGACCGTTGAGGTCCCGAGCATCGAGCCCACGACCGTGCCCGACGCGTCGGCGAGCAGCGCCCGTTTCGCCCGGGGGAGCCTGCCGTCGCGCAGGAACCCGCCCTGGCTTCCGATACCGATCAGCGTCCCGACCGCGTCGAAGACCGCCATGAAGAGGAAGATCAGCACGATAGGGAGGACCGCCGCGTCGAGGAGTCCCGCGAGGTCGAGCTTCAGGAAGGTCGGGGCGAGCGACGGCGGCGGCTCGAGCAGTCCCTGCCACGTCACGAGCCCGGCACCCCACGCGACGACCCCCGCCGCGAGCATCCCGATCAGGATCGCGCCGCGGACCTTGCGCGCGAGGAGGGTCGCGGTCACGACGAGCCCGAGGATCGCGACGAGGACCGGCGGCCTCGCGAGATTTCCGAGGTGGAGGATCCCGCCCCCCGCCGGCCGCTCGACGAGCCCCGCGTTCACGAGGCCGATGAACGCGACGAACAGCCCGATCCCCGCCGCGATCGCGTGCTTGAGCGAGGACGGGACGGCGTCGATCAGCTTCTCGCGGATCCCGAGGAAGGTCAGCAGGAAGAACGCCACCCCGGAGACCAACACCGCGGCGAGGGCGGTCGGCCAGGCGACTCCCATCCCCAGGACGACCGAGACGAAGAAGAAGTTCTCCCCCATCGCCGGCGCCATCGCGATCGGGTAGTTGGCCGCGAACCCCATCACCCAGGTCGCCAGCGCCGCCGACAGGCAGGTGGCGGTCATGACGGCGCCGAAGTCGAGTCCGGCCTGCGAGAGGACCGCCGGGTTGACCACGACGATGTAGGCCATCGTCATGAAGGTGGTCGCCCCGCCGAGGACCTCCGTCCGGAGGTCGGTCCCTTGTTCCTTCAGGCGGAACAGGCGCTCGAGCACCGAATTGCCCCTTCCCGGCGTCACGCTAGCACCGTACGATCCCGGGCGGAGGACACGGCATGACCAAGTTCAAGTGGGGGGCGGCCGCCCTGGCGGTGGTCGCGATGGTGGGGAGTGCGTTCGCCGCTCCGATCTCGTTCAACGGCAGGAATTACGACCGGGGCCCCTCGGGCTGGGTCCTGCAGGATCCGACGGGGAGCTTCGCGGTCGACGGCACCACGATCTCCGTCCGTTTCGTGGACGGGATCGCGGGGATGGACGGCTTCCGCAGGGCCTGGCTCGCGGCGGGCGGCGATGCGGAGCTCGCGCAGTTCGAGGTGGTCCGGTCGAACAGCCTCGGGATCCACGACCTCGCGCTGATCCCGGGCCAGGATCCGATCGAGGTCGCGCGCCGGTTCCAGGGGACCGGCCTCGTCCGCTGGGCCGACGTGAACACGATCGGCCGCTGGGTCGCGCTCCCGAACGACACGCAGTTCGGGAGCCAGTGGCACCTGCGCAACACCGGGCAGACCGGCGGGACCGCCGACAAGGACATGGACGTCGACGAGGCGTGGGACGTGGTGACCGGCGACCCCGCGATCGTCGTCGCGATCGTGGACAGCGGCACGGACATCGCGCACCAGGACCTGACCGCCAACCTCTGGAAGAACACCGCCGAGACCCCGGGGAACGGCCAGGACGACGACGGGAACGGATACGTCGACGACTACGACGGCTGGGACTTCGAGGGGAACGACGGCAATCCCTCCTCGACGAACGGCCACGGCACCAACGTCGCCGGGATCGTCTCGGCCCGCACGAACAACGGGACCGGCGTCGCCGGCATCGCGGGAGGGTACGCGACGGGCGGGGTCAGGTTGATGCCGGTGAAGGTGGGAACCTCGGGCCCGAACGGCGCCATCCTCGACGACGCGATCCTCTACGGCGCGAACAACGGTGCGCAGATCATCACGATGAGCCTCACGGTGGGACAGTCCCAGGCGATCGACGACGCGCTGGCGTACGCATGGAGCACGAAGGGGGCCTTCATCGACTGCGCCTCGGGGAACAACTCGTCGTCGTCGGTCGGTTATCCCTCGAGCAGCCCGAACGTGATGGCGATCGGCGCGACGGACCACAACGACGCCCGCGCGTCGTGGTCGAACTACGGCTCCGACCTCGAGGTCGTCGCCCCGGGCGTGAACATCCTCACGACCGGCCTGAACAACACCTACCAGACCAACAGCGGCACGTCGTTCTCCGCTCCCTGCACCGCGGGGGTCGCGGCGCTGATGCTCTCCAAG from Candidatus Polarisedimenticolaceae bacterium includes:
- a CDS encoding NCS2 family permease; translation: MTPGRGNSVLERLFRLKEQGTDLRTEVLGGATTFMTMAYIVVVNPAVLSQAGLDFGAVMTATCLSAALATWVMGFAANYPIAMAPAMGENFFFVSVVLGMGVAWPTALAAVLVSGVAFFLLTFLGIREKLIDAVPSSLKHAIAAGIGLFVAFIGLVNAGLVERPAGGGILHLGNLARPPVLVAILGLVVTATLLARKVRGAILIGMLAAGVVAWGAGLVTWQGLLEPPPSLAPTFLKLDLAGLLDAAVLPIVLIFLFMAVFDAVGTLIGIGSQGGFLRDGRLPRAKRALLADASGTVVGSMLGTSTVTAYIESATGVEAGARTGLANLVTGGLFLLALFFAPLVRMIGGGVPVEGGAILQPLTAPALIVVGSLMARSLVQVAWEDPTESIPAFLVAAGIPFTWSIADGIAFGFIGYPLLKLLSGRGREAGWLVYVVGALFVARYVFL
- a CDS encoding S8 family serine peptidase, with translation MTKFKWGAAALAVVAMVGSAFAAPISFNGRNYDRGPSGWVLQDPTGSFAVDGTTISVRFVDGIAGMDGFRRAWLAAGGDAELAQFEVVRSNSLGIHDLALIPGQDPIEVARRFQGTGLVRWADVNTIGRWVALPNDTQFGSQWHLRNTGQTGGTADKDMDVDEAWDVVTGDPAIVVAIVDSGTDIAHQDLTANLWKNTAETPGNGQDDDGNGYVDDYDGWDFEGNDGNPSSTNGHGTNVAGIVSARTNNGTGVAGIAGGYATGGVRLMPVKVGTSGPNGAILDDAILYGANNGAQIITMSLTVGQSQAIDDALAYAWSTKGAFIDCASGNNSSSSVGYPSSSPNVMAIGATDHNDARASWSNYGSDLEVVAPGVNILTTGLNNTYQTNSGTSFSAPCTAGVAALMLSKNPGFTNDQIRQTLKDTADDVGTSGYDLQTGYGRINAKRAVDAVPPANCVDGDNDGYFSTGGCGTTVDCNDASPRVYPGAPEICRDGIDQDCNGVDKLKGKCARQ